One region of Ahniella affigens genomic DNA includes:
- a CDS encoding molybdopterin-dependent oxidoreductase, giving the protein MSHSRTGCFVRTLMLGVLSVGVVSNPTAAASVPKHARSLDLPLDTETLAALPQSTMRAQIHGHTIECSGVTLVDLLRHLKVLPVDGKPDAAVLDQYLLVQARDGYRVVFAVAELDPATGDRPVLLANQCQGKALDDAEGPLRLLVPDDRRAARSVRQISRIQLLDAPD; this is encoded by the coding sequence TTGAGTCACTCCCGCACTGGTTGTTTCGTCCGAACGCTGATGCTCGGTGTGCTGAGCGTTGGCGTTGTCAGCAACCCGACGGCTGCAGCGTCCGTGCCGAAGCACGCGCGATCGCTGGACCTGCCACTGGACACCGAAACGCTGGCGGCGTTGCCGCAAAGCACGATGCGCGCCCAGATACACGGTCACACGATTGAATGCAGCGGTGTGACGCTGGTCGATCTGCTTCGGCACCTCAAGGTCTTGCCAGTCGACGGTAAGCCCGACGCTGCCGTGCTTGATCAGTATCTGCTCGTGCAGGCCCGCGATGGCTATCGCGTGGTGTTTGCGGTAGCGGAACTCGATCCGGCCACGGGTGACCGCCCGGTACTGCTCGCGAATCAGTGCCAAGGCAAGGCGCTGGATGATGCCGAAGGTCCGTTGCGACTGCTTGTGCCGGACGATCGCCGCGCAGCCAGAAGCGTTCGCCAGATCAGTCGGATTCAACTGCTGGACGCCCCGGACTGA
- the modA gene encoding molybdate ABC transporter substrate-binding protein, with amino-acid sequence MPIRFVRRCLLGLLVWLVFGIGHAAEPIIVFAAASLKESLDEAAAAYQQATGQEVVVSVGGSATLARQIEQGAPAHLFVSADREWMDWLQEREMIDPDSRVDLLRNELVVIAPVGRVARTITWDALPAWVRQLPESERVALAETDTVPAGRYAKAALQALNLWSALASRRVETENVRAALLLVARDEAAFGIVYRTDAMVEPRVSVLTAVPSNQHPEIVYPLAAVRANWHPAKADFARWLQSPTAQAMFRRHGFLLP; translated from the coding sequence GTGCCTATTCGATTCGTGCGTCGTTGCCTGCTCGGGCTGCTGGTTTGGTTGGTGTTCGGGATCGGGCACGCCGCCGAGCCGATCATTGTGTTTGCCGCCGCGAGCCTCAAAGAGTCACTCGACGAAGCGGCCGCCGCGTATCAACAAGCAACGGGCCAGGAGGTCGTGGTCAGTGTTGGTGGCAGCGCCACGCTTGCGCGCCAGATCGAGCAGGGCGCGCCCGCGCATTTGTTTGTGTCGGCGGATCGGGAGTGGATGGATTGGCTGCAAGAACGCGAGATGATTGATCCCGATAGCCGCGTCGATCTCCTTCGCAACGAACTCGTGGTGATTGCACCGGTAGGCCGCGTCGCGAGAACCATCACCTGGGACGCTTTGCCGGCCTGGGTGCGTCAACTGCCGGAGTCCGAACGGGTGGCGCTGGCCGAGACCGACACGGTACCCGCTGGTCGGTACGCGAAAGCGGCGCTCCAAGCGCTGAATCTCTGGTCGGCGCTGGCCTCGCGGCGAGTCGAAACCGAAAACGTGCGCGCTGCATTGTTGCTGGTTGCACGGGACGAGGCAGCTTTCGGCATCGTGTATCGCACCGACGCGATGGTCGAGCCTCGCGTCAGCGTGTTGACGGCAGTGCCATCGAACCAGCATCCCGAGATTGTTTATCCCCTCGCTGCGGTGCGCGCTAATTGGCATCCGGCAAAGGCTGACTTCGCCCGTTGGTTGCAGTCACCCACTGCGCAAGCGATGTTCCGGCGGCACGGCTTTCTGTTGCCCTGA
- the modB gene encoding molybdate ABC transporter permease subunit, with amino-acid sequence MNWPLTDAELTAISLSLKVATVAALGSLPLGVATGWLLARRQFLGKSVLDALIHLPLVLPPVVVGYGLLVLLGRRGPIGAWLEQWFDLRLAFNWKGAALASAVMAFPLMVRAVRLSIEAIDPKLEAAARTLGASPMRVFWTVTLPLAWPGAIAGAVLAFAKALGEFGATITFVSSIPGETETLSAAMHALLQVPGGEAQVWRLGVLAVLISLLAMLLSEWLVRRLNRGEAR; translated from the coding sequence ATGAACTGGCCCCTAACCGACGCCGAACTCACCGCCATCAGCCTGAGCCTGAAAGTGGCGACCGTGGCCGCGCTCGGCAGCTTGCCGCTCGGCGTGGCGACCGGTTGGTTGCTGGCGCGCCGGCAATTTTTGGGCAAGAGCGTGCTCGATGCCCTGATCCATTTGCCCTTGGTGTTGCCGCCTGTCGTCGTGGGCTACGGACTGCTCGTGTTGCTTGGGCGTCGCGGCCCAATTGGCGCCTGGTTGGAGCAATGGTTTGACCTGCGCCTGGCGTTCAACTGGAAAGGGGCGGCGCTGGCGAGCGCGGTCATGGCATTTCCGTTGATGGTGCGGGCAGTGCGGTTGTCGATCGAGGCGATCGACCCCAAACTCGAAGCCGCGGCGCGGACGCTCGGGGCGAGTCCCATGCGCGTGTTTTGGACCGTCACATTGCCACTGGCCTGGCCCGGCGCCATTGCGGGGGCGGTGCTGGCATTTGCGAAGGCGCTTGGCGAATTTGGTGCCACGATCACGTTCGTGTCGAGTATTCCCGGCGAAACCGAAACCTTGTCTGCGGCGATGCACGCGCTGCTGCAAGTCCCCGGTGGCGAAGCGCAAGTCTGGCGCTTAGGCGTTCTGGCCGTGTTGATCTCGCTGCTGGCCATGCTTCTTTCAGAATGGCTGGTGCGCCGCCTGAACCGCGGGGAGGCGCGCTGA
- a CDS encoding ATP-binding cassette domain-containing protein, translating to MFDLDIRLQLGRFERELIVQSDAPVLALTGYSGSGKTSVLNAVAGLIRPTRGHIRIGSRLLFDASQGIDVPVHQRRIGFVFQDARLFPHYSVRDNLLYGQRGAVVAKAARFQLDPLVELLGLEALLPRRPVNLSGGEAQRVAIGRALLAQPDILLLDEPLSALDRTRRERLLTFFETLRDQFRLPIIYVSHAADEVRRLTTAIHEFDS from the coding sequence ATGTTCGATCTCGACATCCGCTTGCAGCTGGGTCGCTTTGAACGCGAACTAATCGTGCAAAGCGACGCGCCGGTATTGGCACTGACGGGGTATTCCGGTTCGGGCAAAACGTCTGTCCTGAACGCCGTTGCGGGGTTGATCCGGCCGACCCGGGGCCACATTCGGATCGGATCACGCCTGCTGTTTGATGCCAGCCAAGGCATCGACGTGCCGGTGCATCAGCGTCGTATCGGGTTTGTCTTTCAGGACGCCCGTCTGTTTCCCCATTACTCCGTCCGGGACAATTTGTTGTATGGCCAACGCGGGGCAGTTGTCGCCAAAGCGGCGCGCTTTCAATTGGACCCACTCGTCGAACTGCTCGGCTTGGAGGCACTCTTGCCGCGTCGCCCGGTCAACCTCTCGGGCGGCGAAGCCCAACGGGTCGCCATCGGGCGCGCCTTGCTCGCCCAGCCAGACATTTTGCTGCTCGACGAGCCTTTATCTGCTTTGGACCGTACGCGGCGCGAACGATTGCTCACCTTTTTCGAGACACTTCGCGATCAGTTCCGGTTGCCGATCATCTACGTCAGTCACGCGGCCGACGAGGTTCGGCGGTTGACGACTGCAATTCACGAGTTTGACAGCTGA